From Saccharothrix espanaensis DSM 44229, the proteins below share one genomic window:
- a CDS encoding response regulator — MTGADVTGPLRVLVVDDHPVVRFGLTGLLQRDFEVVAEAATGEDAVRRAADLRPDVVLMDLQLGAGIDGVEATRRVRALPDPPEVVVLTTYDSDADVVRAVEAGATGYLLKDSPPDELADAVRRAARGQTVLSPDIARRLLRTVRDPAPAVSRREIEILDHLARGLSNREIARALFISEATVKTHLVRIFDKLGVATRTAAVTIAVERRLIRLTRL, encoded by the coding sequence GTGACCGGTGCCGACGTGACCGGCCCCCTGCGGGTCCTGGTGGTGGACGACCACCCGGTGGTCCGGTTCGGGCTGACCGGTCTGCTGCAACGCGACTTCGAGGTGGTGGCGGAGGCCGCGACCGGTGAGGACGCGGTCCGGCGCGCCGCCGACCTCCGGCCGGACGTGGTGCTGATGGACCTCCAGCTCGGCGCGGGCATCGACGGCGTCGAGGCCACCCGGCGGGTCCGCGCGCTGCCCGACCCGCCCGAGGTCGTGGTGCTGACCACCTACGACTCGGACGCGGACGTGGTGCGCGCGGTCGAGGCGGGCGCGACCGGCTACCTGCTCAAGGACTCGCCGCCGGACGAGTTGGCCGACGCGGTCCGGCGGGCGGCGCGCGGGCAGACCGTGCTGTCCCCCGACATCGCCCGTCGGCTGCTGCGCACGGTCCGCGACCCCGCGCCGGCGGTGAGCCGCCGGGAGATCGAGATCCTGGACCACCTCGCCCGCGGCCTGTCGAACCGGGAGATCGCGAGAGCGCTGTTCATCAGCGAGGCCACGGTGAAGACGCACCTGGTGCGGATCTTCGACAAGCTCGGCGTGGCGACCCGGACGGCGGCCGTGACGATCGCCGTCGAACGCCGGCTGATCCGCCTCACCCGCCTGTGA
- a CDS encoding helix-turn-helix transcriptional regulator, translated as MTASNSSADRLPRLLALVPYLLARPGIPIVEAAADFEVTPRQLRKDLELLWMCGLPGYGPGDLIDLSFEGETVTVTFDAGMSRPLRLTAAEATALLVALRALAETPGVADKAAVRRAVAKIEAAVGQAQPAGVAVGLAMREAPETVLVRDAVSDGVLRGRALRLSYYTPSRDEVTDRVVDPMRLLLVEGRSYLEAWCRLADGVRLFRLDRIDGVTVLEEPASPPPHAEPTDTSEGLFRPDPSQRTAVLVLEPDARWVAEYYPVDGLTELDEGRARVLFRYADTPWMVRLLLGLGGEVRVEQPAELVEAVARQAEAALRRADHLPAT; from the coding sequence GTGACCGCCTCCAACTCCTCCGCGGACCGGCTGCCCCGGCTGCTCGCGCTGGTGCCCTACCTGCTGGCCCGGCCGGGCATCCCGATCGTGGAGGCCGCGGCCGACTTCGAGGTCACCCCGCGCCAGTTGCGCAAGGACCTGGAACTGCTGTGGATGTGCGGCCTGCCCGGCTACGGACCCGGTGACCTGATCGACCTGTCGTTCGAGGGCGAGACGGTCACCGTCACGTTCGACGCCGGCATGAGCCGCCCGCTGCGGCTGACCGCCGCTGAGGCGACCGCGCTGCTGGTGGCGCTGCGCGCGCTGGCCGAGACGCCCGGCGTGGCGGACAAGGCCGCGGTGCGCCGCGCGGTGGCCAAGATCGAGGCCGCCGTGGGCCAGGCGCAGCCCGCCGGGGTCGCGGTCGGCCTGGCCATGCGTGAGGCCCCGGAGACGGTGCTGGTCCGCGACGCGGTGTCCGACGGCGTGCTGCGCGGGCGCGCGCTGCGGCTGAGCTACTACACGCCCTCGCGCGACGAGGTGACCGACCGGGTCGTGGACCCGATGCGGCTGCTGCTGGTGGAAGGCCGAAGCTACCTCGAAGCGTGGTGCCGGCTCGCGGACGGCGTCCGGCTGTTCCGGTTGGACCGGATAGACGGTGTCACCGTGCTGGAGGAGCCCGCCAGCCCGCCGCCGCACGCCGAGCCCACGGACACCTCCGAGGGGCTGTTCCGCCCCGACCCCTCCCAGCGCACGGCCGTGCTGGTGCTGGAGCCGGATGCGCGCTGGGTGGCCGAGTACTACCCGGTGGACGGCCTGACCGAGCTGGACGAGGGCCGCGCGCGGGTGCTCTTCCGGTACGCCGACACACCGTGGATGGTGCGCCTGCTGCTCGGGCTCGGCGGCGAGGTGCGGGTGGAGCAGCCGGCCGAACTGGTCGAAGCGGTCGCCCGGCAGGCGGAGGCGGCATTGCGCCGGGCGGATCACCTCCCGGCAACCTAG
- the pafA gene encoding Pup--protein ligase: protein MQRRIFGIETEFGVTCTFHGQRRLSPDEVARYLFRRVVSWGRSSNVFLRNGSRLYLDVGSHPEYATAECDDLAQLVTHDKAGERILEDLLVDAERRLADEGIGGDIFLFKNNTDSAGNSYGCHENYLVARAGEFSRIADVLLPFLVTRQLICGAGKVLQTPRGAVYCLSQRAEHIWEGVSSATTRSRPIINTRDEPHADAERYRRLHVIVGDSNMSEVTTLLKVGSANLVLEMIEQGVQFRDFSLDNPIRAIREISHDLTGRRTVRLAGGKEASALDIQREYFERAVEHVAKRAPDPMAERVLELWGRTLDAVEAEDLSKIDREIDWAIKYRLMQRYQAKHDMDLSNPRIAQLDLAYHDIRRGRGIFDLLQRKGQVERVTDDGEIEAAKDTPPQTTRAKLRGDFIAAAQAAGRDFTVDWVHLKLNDQAQRTVLCKDPFRAVDERVERLISSL, encoded by the coding sequence ATGCAGCGGCGGATCTTCGGCATTGAGACTGAGTTCGGGGTGACCTGCACCTTCCACGGGCAGCGCAGGCTGTCCCCGGATGAGGTCGCGCGTTATCTGTTCCGCCGGGTCGTGTCGTGGGGCCGTTCCTCGAACGTGTTCCTGCGCAACGGCTCTCGGCTCTACCTGGACGTGGGGTCGCACCCCGAGTACGCCACCGCGGAGTGCGACGACCTGGCCCAGCTCGTCACGCACGACAAGGCCGGCGAACGGATCCTCGAAGACCTGCTCGTCGACGCCGAGCGCAGGCTCGCCGACGAGGGCATCGGGGGCGACATCTTCCTGTTCAAGAACAACACCGACTCGGCGGGCAACTCCTACGGCTGTCACGAGAACTACCTGGTCGCGCGGGCCGGGGAGTTCTCCCGGATCGCGGACGTGCTGCTGCCGTTCCTGGTGACCAGGCAGCTGATCTGCGGCGCGGGCAAGGTGCTGCAGACCCCGCGCGGCGCGGTGTACTGCCTGTCCCAGCGGGCCGAGCACATCTGGGAGGGCGTGTCGAGTGCCACCACCCGCTCGCGCCCGATCATCAACACCCGGGACGAACCGCACGCCGACGCCGAGCGGTACCGCAGGCTGCACGTGATCGTCGGCGACTCGAACATGTCCGAGGTGACCACGCTGCTCAAGGTGGGCAGCGCGAACCTGGTGCTGGAGATGATCGAGCAGGGCGTCCAGTTCCGCGACTTCAGCCTGGACAACCCGATCCGCGCGATCCGCGAGATCAGCCACGACCTGACCGGGCGGCGCACGGTGCGCCTCGCGGGCGGCAAGGAGGCCTCGGCGCTGGACATCCAGCGCGAGTACTTCGAGCGGGCCGTGGAGCACGTGGCCAAGCGGGCACCGGACCCGATGGCGGAACGGGTGCTGGAGCTGTGGGGCCGCACGCTGGACGCGGTCGAGGCCGAGGACCTGTCCAAGATCGACCGCGAGATCGACTGGGCCATCAAGTACCGGCTGATGCAGCGCTACCAGGCCAAGCACGACATGGACCTGTCCAACCCGCGGATCGCCCAGCTCGACCTCGCCTACCACGACATCCGGCGCGGCCGGGGCATCTTCGACCTGCTCCAGCGCAAGGGCCAGGTGGAGCGGGTCACCGACGACGGCGAGATCGAGGCCGCCAAGGACACCCCGCCGCAGACCACCCGGGCCAAGCTGCGCGGTGACTTCATCGCCGCCGCGCAGGCCGCCGGCCGGGACTTCACCGTCGACTGGGTGCACCTCAAGCTCAACGACCAGGCGCAGCGCACCGTGCTGTGCAAGGACCCGTTCCGCGCGGTGGACGAGCGGGTCGAGCGGCTGATCTCCTCCCTCTAG
- the tatA gene encoding Sec-independent protein translocase subunit TatA: MGNLGATELIIIAVVIILLFGAKKLPDMARSLGKSAKILKAETKGLRDEDEQQPQPNTAQQTTAVQQPAPQQLPPAQPQQVVQQPVQPVAQPVQPQVAQPIEQSAQNLQNKQN, encoded by the coding sequence GTGGGTAACCTCGGAGCTACTGAGCTGATCATCATCGCCGTGGTGATCATCTTGCTGTTCGGGGCGAAGAAGCTGCCCGACATGGCGCGTTCGCTGGGCAAGTCGGCCAAGATCCTCAAGGCCGAGACCAAGGGCCTGCGCGACGAGGACGAGCAGCAGCCGCAGCCGAACACCGCGCAGCAGACCACCGCTGTGCAGCAGCCGGCCCCCCAGCAGTTGCCGCCCGCGCAGCCGCAGCAGGTCGTGCAGCAGCCGGTGCAGCCCGTCGCGCAGCCGGTCCAGCCCCAGGTGGCGCAGCCGATCGAGCAGTCGGCGCAAAACCTCCAGAACAAGCAGAACTAG
- a CDS encoding SRPBCC family protein produces MSETVTIRARVNAPVSRVHRALTSPDELGTWLAEHVAVDLPDRYQFWGRHTPDGDAPHQEVQHADDTTLRFTWHVGGEATTVEFALAAEGDGDTTIVSVSQSHFPGWAAAVSEQGVLGALYTYWCLALANLVEHVDGRPLTPRADFTTSDLRASVEIAGSREAVYRALSDADEYSRWFGAKIDIEPWEGGRVAMGGFDANPEPGKVVDLVENERMTIDWGGGLATAWELAESGGKTRLTFVQSGFMDGRPPYAAWTGWLSGVAELRRYVELGSAWTPIWLQAEMPGAPEGMLTGG; encoded by the coding sequence ATGAGTGAGACCGTGACCATCCGCGCCCGCGTCAACGCGCCGGTCTCCCGCGTGCACCGCGCGCTGACCTCGCCCGACGAACTCGGCACGTGGCTGGCCGAGCACGTCGCCGTGGACCTGCCGGACCGCTACCAGTTCTGGGGCCGGCACACCCCGGACGGGGACGCGCCGCACCAGGAGGTCCAGCACGCCGACGACACCACCCTCCGGTTCACCTGGCACGTCGGCGGCGAGGCCACCACGGTCGAGTTCGCCCTGGCCGCCGAGGGCGACGGCGACACCACGATCGTCTCGGTGTCGCAGAGCCACTTCCCGGGCTGGGCGGCGGCGGTGTCCGAGCAGGGCGTCCTGGGCGCCCTCTACACCTACTGGTGCCTGGCGCTGGCCAACCTGGTCGAGCACGTCGACGGCCGCCCGCTCACGCCCCGCGCCGACTTCACCACCTCGGACCTGCGCGCGTCGGTGGAGATCGCGGGGAGCAGGGAAGCGGTCTACCGGGCGCTGTCCGACGCCGACGAGTACTCCCGCTGGTTCGGCGCGAAGATCGACATCGAGCCGTGGGAGGGCGGCCGGGTCGCGATGGGCGGCTTCGACGCCAACCCCGAACCGGGCAAGGTCGTGGACCTGGTCGAGAACGAGCGGATGACCATCGACTGGGGCGGCGGCCTGGCCACCGCGTGGGAGCTGGCCGAGTCCGGCGGCAAGACCCGGCTCACGTTCGTGCAGAGCGGGTTCATGGACGGCCGGCCGCCTTACGCCGCGTGGACGGGGTGGCTGTCCGGTGTCGCCGAGCTGCGCCGGTACGTCGAGCTCGGCTCGGCGTGGACGCCGATCTGGCTCCAGGCGGAGATGCCCGGCGCGCCCGAGGGAATGCTCACAGGCGGGTGA
- a CDS encoding sensor histidine kinase: MSAVWLHRAMHAGFYVLLAASAARYLAYHGADPVVLGAALCLGALYPAGVRWTRALPAVLGVWLVLVWLAPSFGWCAIPLFFQCLRQLRPRLAVPLAGVLTLAVVLAQIRLADAVEPSLVLGPVGVAVITGAVFFDRRRLIHEAGVLAERQRLGREIHDTLAQGLSSITLLLELGDTRRAADVAKENLAEARRFVRDLSPLQGRSLEDALRGLCDRVEVHGEPYPLTVPTEVALLRVAQGALANVREHAEAHTVVVTLSYLGDAVTLDVCDDGRGFDPRAVTPGEGRGFGLASIRSRVAELGGTLSVESAPGEGTALGVTVPT; this comes from the coding sequence GTGAGCGCCGTGTGGCTGCACCGGGCGATGCACGCGGGCTTCTACGTGCTGTTGGCGGCGTCGGCGGCGCGGTACCTCGCGTACCACGGCGCCGACCCCGTCGTGCTGGGCGCGGCACTCTGCCTCGGGGCGCTGTACCCGGCGGGCGTGCGGTGGACGAGAGCGCTGCCGGCGGTGCTGGGCGTGTGGCTGGTGCTGGTCTGGCTCGCACCCAGCTTCGGGTGGTGTGCCATCCCGCTGTTCTTCCAGTGTTTGCGCCAGTTGCGGCCACGCCTCGCGGTGCCGCTCGCGGGCGTGCTCACGCTGGCCGTGGTGCTGGCCCAGATCAGGCTGGCCGACGCGGTGGAGCCCAGCCTGGTGCTCGGGCCGGTCGGGGTCGCGGTCATCACCGGCGCGGTGTTCTTCGACCGGCGGCGGCTGATCCACGAGGCGGGCGTGCTCGCCGAGCGGCAGCGGCTGGGCCGCGAGATCCACGACACCCTGGCGCAGGGCCTGTCCAGCATCACGTTGCTGCTCGAACTCGGCGACACCCGGCGGGCCGCCGACGTGGCCAAGGAGAACCTCGCCGAGGCACGCCGGTTCGTGCGCGACCTGTCGCCGTTGCAGGGCCGTTCGCTGGAGGATGCGCTGCGCGGCCTGTGCGACCGGGTCGAGGTGCACGGCGAGCCGTACCCGCTGACCGTGCCGACCGAGGTGGCGTTGCTGCGGGTCGCGCAGGGCGCGCTGGCCAACGTCCGGGAGCACGCCGAGGCGCACACTGTCGTGGTGACCCTCTCCTACCTGGGCGACGCGGTGACGCTCGACGTGTGCGACGACGGCCGGGGCTTCGACCCCCGGGCCGTGACGCCGGGCGAGGGCCGGGGCTTCGGGCTGGCCTCCATCCGCAGCCGGGTCGCCGAACTCGGCGGCACGCTGTCGGTAGAGAGCGCGCCCGGCGAGGGAACCGCCCTGGGCGTCACGGTGCCGACGTGA
- a CDS encoding bacteriophage holin: protein MPYLPSLVLLLVGMVFLIVVLVKVLGALRRFRAASTLVGDRVGDGVGLLRARFAALGVAFAERRPDQARQGGPRVPSVDRGMKEDYRG, encoded by the coding sequence GTGCCGTACTTGCCGAGCCTGGTGTTGTTGCTGGTCGGGATGGTGTTTTTGATCGTCGTCCTGGTCAAGGTCCTCGGAGCCTTGCGCCGCTTCCGCGCCGCAAGCACTCTGGTAGGAGACAGGGTCGGCGACGGCGTCGGATTGCTGCGCGCGCGGTTCGCCGCGCTCGGGGTGGCCTTCGCCGAACGGCGTCCGGACCAGGCCCGACAGGGCGGACCCCGCGTACCATCGGTGGACCGGGGGATGAAGGAGGACTACCGTGGGTAA
- a CDS encoding WD40/YVTN/BNR-like repeat-containing protein: MKSLLLVVATAASLLVAPSAAQAHDASWELRPTGTDARLRGLSAVSSKVAWVSGSKGTVLRTGDGGRSWTSVPPPDTAALDFRDIEAFDARTAVALSIGPGESSRIYRTSDGGRTWAEAFRNTDPNAFYDCVAFFDRFRGLAVSDPVNGRFRVLATRDGGRSWQQVPTENFPPALEGEFAFAASGQCLTTAGPRDAWIATGGGAKARVLHSADGGRHWTASDTPLLSSASAGVFAVVFRNRRQGVAIGGDFADPSGAVANLALSRDGGRSWQGNSRSPVGYRSGAAWHGSTVLAVGPTGSDASRDGGRTWRAFDEGSFDTVDCPNACWAAGEKGRVGVLSRG, encoded by the coding sequence GTGAAGAGCCTTCTCCTCGTCGTGGCCACGGCGGCATCCCTGCTGGTGGCACCCTCCGCAGCCCAGGCGCACGACGCCTCGTGGGAGCTGCGGCCCACCGGCACCGACGCCCGCTTGCGCGGCCTGTCGGCGGTCAGCTCCAAGGTCGCGTGGGTCAGCGGCAGCAAGGGCACGGTGTTGCGCACCGGCGACGGCGGCCGGTCGTGGACGTCGGTGCCGCCGCCGGACACCGCGGCGTTGGACTTCCGGGACATCGAGGCGTTCGACGCGCGGACCGCCGTGGCGTTGTCCATCGGTCCCGGCGAGAGCTCGCGCATCTACCGGACCTCGGACGGCGGCCGGACGTGGGCCGAGGCGTTCCGCAACACCGACCCGAACGCGTTCTACGACTGCGTGGCGTTCTTCGACCGGTTCCGCGGCCTGGCCGTGAGCGACCCGGTGAACGGGAGGTTCCGGGTGCTGGCCACCCGGGACGGCGGCCGGTCGTGGCAGCAGGTGCCGACCGAGAACTTCCCGCCCGCGCTGGAGGGCGAGTTCGCGTTCGCGGCGAGCGGGCAGTGCCTGACCACGGCCGGGCCGCGGGACGCGTGGATCGCGACCGGCGGCGGCGCGAAGGCCCGGGTGCTGCACTCGGCGGACGGCGGCCGGCACTGGACGGCGTCCGACACGCCGTTGCTCAGCTCCGCGTCGGCGGGCGTGTTCGCGGTGGTGTTCCGCAACCGGCGCCAGGGCGTGGCGATCGGCGGCGACTTCGCCGACCCGTCCGGCGCGGTGGCGAACCTGGCGCTGAGCCGGGACGGCGGCCGCTCGTGGCAGGGCAACTCCCGTTCGCCGGTCGGCTACCGGTCGGGCGCGGCGTGGCACGGCTCGACGGTGCTCGCGGTGGGACCGACCGGCAGCGACGCGAGCCGGGACGGCGGGCGGACGTGGCGCGCGTTCGACGAGGGCAGCTTCGACACCGTGGACTGCCCGAACGCCTGCTGGGCGGCCGGTGAGAAGGGCCGGGTCGGGGTGCTGAGCAGGGGATAG
- a CDS encoding helix-turn-helix transcriptional regulator — protein sequence MAIARAERLVNLVLCLLSTRQYLTAERIRAIVPGYSDAVTDEAFFRMFERDKTELRDLGVPLEIGRNVGVDGPDGYRIARRDYELGDIDLEPDEAAAVALAARLWDSPQFTGAAHGALIKLRAAGVDVDQDVHVAVEPKVRTSEPAFPPLLAAVQQGRVVEFDYRRPVPIEVRRRTVEPWGVVAWRGRWYLVGHDRDRRAPRCFRLSRIVGEVAAVGKAGAVERPDTVDLLSFVARSEPVTQNVATAKLWVARGRAQGVRRRARPVGEREVDGEPGDLLEIDLRFPDSAANWIAGFGPDVLVLEPEVLAKTVREKLVGALRGAGVRA from the coding sequence GTGGCCATCGCACGTGCCGAACGGCTCGTCAACCTGGTGCTGTGCCTGCTCTCCACCCGCCAGTACCTGACCGCCGAGCGCATCCGCGCCATCGTCCCCGGCTATTCGGACGCCGTGACCGACGAGGCGTTCTTCCGCATGTTCGAACGCGACAAGACAGAGCTGCGCGACCTCGGCGTGCCGCTGGAGATCGGCCGCAACGTGGGCGTTGACGGCCCGGACGGCTACCGCATCGCCCGGCGCGACTACGAGCTCGGCGACATCGACCTGGAGCCCGACGAGGCCGCGGCGGTCGCACTGGCCGCGCGGCTGTGGGACTCGCCGCAGTTCACCGGTGCCGCGCACGGCGCGCTGATCAAGCTGCGCGCGGCGGGCGTCGACGTCGACCAGGACGTGCACGTGGCGGTCGAGCCGAAGGTGCGCACCAGCGAACCCGCGTTCCCGCCGCTGCTCGCGGCCGTCCAGCAGGGCCGCGTGGTCGAGTTCGACTACCGCCGGCCGGTGCCGATCGAGGTGCGGCGGCGCACCGTCGAGCCGTGGGGCGTGGTCGCCTGGCGCGGTCGGTGGTACCTGGTCGGGCACGACCGGGACCGGCGCGCGCCGCGCTGCTTCCGGCTCTCGCGGATCGTCGGCGAGGTCGCCGCGGTCGGCAAGGCCGGTGCCGTGGAACGGCCCGACACCGTCGACCTGCTCAGCTTCGTGGCGCGCAGCGAGCCGGTCACCCAGAACGTGGCCACCGCCAAGCTGTGGGTGGCCCGGGGCCGGGCGCAGGGCGTGCGCCGGCGGGCCCGGCCGGTGGGCGAGCGGGAGGTGGACGGCGAGCCCGGCGACCTGCTGGAGATCGACCTGAGGTTCCCCGACTCGGCGGCCAACTGGATCGCCGGGTTCGGCCCGGACGTGCTGGTGCTGGAACCCGAGGTGCTGGCCAAGACGGTGCGGGAGAAGCTGGTCGGCGCGCTGCGCGGGGCGGGGGTGCGGGCGTGA
- a CDS encoding winged helix-turn-helix domain-containing protein, translating to MRDVLYLEQIEQAEALLKPQRIEVLRRLAEPHSCTEVAGELNQTPQRVYYHVKRLVEAGLATLVSERRVRGITEGVYQATARAYWLSPGLVGRLGLRRAQDELSLGYLLDLVEQVQSDIAALDRDRPELPSLGVSGDIRVRPELRREFFDELRTTLQDLFSRYGGAEGDAFRLAVACYPTQTEEQDHE from the coding sequence ATGAGAGACGTCCTGTACCTGGAGCAGATCGAGCAGGCCGAGGCACTGCTCAAGCCGCAGCGCATCGAGGTGCTGCGGCGGTTGGCCGAGCCGCACTCGTGCACCGAGGTCGCGGGGGAGCTCAACCAGACCCCGCAGCGGGTCTACTACCACGTGAAACGCCTGGTGGAGGCCGGTCTGGCGACGCTGGTGTCGGAGCGCCGGGTGCGCGGCATCACCGAGGGCGTCTACCAGGCGACGGCCCGCGCGTACTGGCTGTCACCGGGCCTGGTCGGCCGGCTCGGACTGCGCCGCGCGCAGGACGAGCTCAGCCTGGGGTACCTGCTGGACCTGGTGGAACAGGTCCAGTCGGACATCGCCGCGCTCGACCGCGACCGGCCGGAACTGCCCTCGCTGGGCGTGTCCGGCGACATCCGGGTCCGGCCCGAGCTGCGCCGGGAGTTCTTCGACGAGCTGCGCACGACCCTGCAGGACCTGTTCAGCCGCTACGGCGGGGCCGAGGGCGACGCCTTCCGGCTGGCCGTGGCGTGCTACCCGACCCAGACGGAGGAACAAGACCATGAGTGA
- a CDS encoding GlcG/HbpS family heme-binding protein, translating to MNKTVVGALVALTVVGAGGYALAEQPQERGRGGVPVRSEKVLTVDAAVRAAQVALDAAEKEGQRVTVAVVDRGGDLVVLLHGDGAGPQTEDSARRKAFTAASFNAPTSALAGRVTGAGATLRDIPGTLFLAGGVPVASDGAPVAGIGVGGAPSGDLDEKYAKAGLSAIGG from the coding sequence ATGAACAAGACCGTGGTGGGTGCGCTGGTGGCGCTGACGGTGGTGGGTGCCGGCGGGTACGCGCTGGCGGAGCAGCCGCAGGAGCGCGGGCGCGGTGGGGTGCCGGTGCGCAGCGAGAAGGTGCTGACCGTGGACGCGGCGGTGCGCGCGGCGCAGGTGGCGCTCGACGCGGCGGAGAAGGAGGGCCAGCGGGTGACGGTCGCGGTCGTGGACCGGGGCGGTGACCTGGTCGTCCTGCTGCACGGCGACGGCGCGGGCCCGCAGACCGAGGACTCGGCCCGGCGCAAGGCCTTCACGGCGGCCTCGTTCAACGCGCCGACCTCCGCGCTGGCCGGCCGGGTGACCGGGGCCGGTGCGACGCTGCGGGACATCCCCGGCACGTTGTTCCTGGCCGGCGGCGTGCCGGTGGCCTCCGACGGTGCTCCGGTGGCGGGCATCGGGGTCGGCGGCGCGCCCAGCGGCGACCTGGACGAGAAGTACGCCAAGGCCGGGCTGTCCGCGATCGGCGGCTGA
- a CDS encoding bifunctional phosphatase PAP2/diacylglycerol kinase family protein, with translation MLRRVNSLDEALMKRCGMLPATPVDQGMKSLSKAANHSVLWLGVAAVLALRKGRSRRAGLRGVAAIAGASASASLVAKRLFPRRRPAAELLDVPRRLTKRPKSSSFPSGHAASAAAFTTAVAMESPALAAVVAPVAAAVAYSRVHTGVHWPSDVAAGALIGVGAGLLTRRWWPLGRDEPASAREHAALQALEDGEGLVVVVNPNSGLGGDPTEEITREWPKARIASIEELDTVVAEHAPKALGVAGGDGSVAAVAAVAAANRLPLVLVPAGTLNHFARDVGVTGLDDAAQAVAAGDGVLVDLSAVTVDGVGPRWFVNTASLGGYPDMVRLREKLQDRWGKWPAAGIAMAEVLRSSRPLRVELNGEPHLVWMLFVGNGPYRPKGFAPTMRPALDRGLMDVRYIRADTRFSRARFFIGALLGSLNRSRTYQHLETRRLDVKVLGGRGVAIATDGEVGPTGTTFEFRARPAALAIYRP, from the coding sequence GTGCTCCGAAGAGTGAACAGCCTGGACGAGGCCCTGATGAAGCGCTGCGGGATGCTCCCCGCGACGCCCGTTGACCAGGGCATGAAGAGCCTGTCGAAGGCCGCGAACCACAGCGTGCTGTGGTTGGGCGTGGCGGCCGTGCTGGCCTTGCGCAAGGGTCGGTCACGACGCGCCGGACTGCGGGGTGTCGCGGCGATCGCCGGTGCCAGCGCGAGCGCGAGCCTGGTCGCGAAGCGCCTGTTCCCGCGCCGTCGGCCGGCCGCCGAGCTGCTCGACGTGCCGCGCCGGCTGACCAAGCGGCCCAAGTCGTCGTCGTTCCCGTCCGGCCACGCCGCGTCGGCCGCCGCGTTCACCACGGCGGTCGCGATGGAGTCGCCCGCGCTGGCGGCGGTCGTCGCGCCGGTCGCGGCGGCGGTGGCGTACTCGCGGGTGCACACCGGCGTGCACTGGCCGTCCGACGTGGCCGCCGGAGCCCTGATCGGGGTCGGTGCGGGCCTGCTGACCAGGCGTTGGTGGCCGTTGGGCCGGGACGAGCCGGCGTCCGCCCGGGAGCACGCCGCGCTACAGGCGTTGGAGGACGGCGAGGGCCTGGTCGTCGTGGTCAACCCCAACTCGGGGCTGGGCGGCGACCCGACCGAGGAGATCACCCGGGAGTGGCCGAAGGCCCGGATCGCGTCGATCGAGGAGCTGGACACGGTCGTCGCCGAGCACGCCCCGAAAGCGCTGGGCGTGGCGGGCGGTGACGGATCGGTGGCGGCGGTGGCGGCGGTCGCCGCGGCCAACCGCCTGCCGTTGGTGCTGGTCCCGGCCGGGACCCTGAACCACTTCGCCCGCGACGTCGGCGTGACCGGCCTGGACGACGCGGCGCAGGCCGTCGCGGCGGGCGACGGGGTGCTGGTGGACCTGTCGGCGGTGACCGTGGACGGGGTGGGGCCACGCTGGTTCGTCAACACGGCGTCACTGGGCGGCTACCCGGACATGGTCCGGCTCCGCGAGAAGCTGCAGGACCGGTGGGGCAAGTGGCCGGCGGCGGGGATCGCGATGGCCGAGGTGCTGCGCTCGTCACGGCCGTTGCGGGTGGAGCTGAACGGCGAGCCGCACCTGGTGTGGATGCTGTTCGTCGGCAACGGCCCGTACCGCCCGAAGGGCTTCGCACCGACGATGCGCCCGGCGCTGGACCGCGGCCTGATGGACGTCCGGTACATCCGCGCGGACACCCGGTTCTCCCGTGCCCGGTTCTTCATCGGCGCGCTGCTCGGCTCGCTCAACCGCAGCCGCACGTACCAGCACCTGGAAACCCGCCGGTTGGACGTGAAGGTGCTGGGCGGCCGAGGCGTGGCGATCGCCACCGACGGCGAGGTCGGGCCCACCGGCACGACGTTCGAGTTCCGAGCCCGCCCGGCAGCCCTCGCGATCTACCGGCCGTGA